A portion of the Planctomycetaceae bacterium genome contains these proteins:
- a CDS encoding alpha/beta hydrolase produces the protein MKREWNGADQFSFEVAGRPCWVAVPKTPAAGRPWVLRAPFAHVPMADKALLEAGFHVAYIDASDPLGSPEAMKTWDAFYKEMTTTYALAAKPALIGISRGGLIIHKWAAVHPDQVGCIVGAAPVCDIKSWPGGKGLSGGHGGSWKLLQTVYGLTEQQAMEYKQNPIDLLEPIAKAKIPVLHFYSPQDEGVPYEENSAVVARKMKELGGDFTGVAIIISRDSIKGDAKLEAVQKRVDAKNPKAVAGAHNKACNAADQTKVAEFIIKACKKS, from the coding sequence GTGAAAAGAGAATGGAATGGCGCCGACCAGTTCAGCTTTGAAGTGGCCGGCCGCCCGTGCTGGGTGGCGGTCCCCAAGACGCCCGCGGCCGGTCGCCCCTGGGTGCTGCGGGCGCCCTTCGCACACGTGCCGATGGCCGACAAGGCGCTGCTGGAAGCGGGCTTCCACGTCGCCTACATCGACGCGAGCGATCCGCTCGGTTCGCCCGAGGCGATGAAGACCTGGGACGCTTTCTATAAAGAAATGACCACCACGTACGCCCTGGCGGCCAAGCCCGCGCTGATCGGCATCAGCCGCGGCGGGCTGATCATTCACAAGTGGGCGGCGGTCCATCCGGACCAGGTCGGCTGCATCGTTGGCGCCGCCCCCGTCTGCGACATCAAGAGCTGGCCCGGCGGCAAGGGGCTTTCCGGCGGACACGGCGGGAGTTGGAAACTGCTCCAGACCGTGTACGGCCTGACCGAGCAGCAGGCGATGGAGTACAAGCAGAACCCTATCGATCTGCTCGAGCCCATCGCCAAGGCGAAGATCCCCGTGCTGCATTTCTACAGCCCCCAGGACGAGGGCGTGCCGTACGAGGAGAACTCTGCCGTCGTCGCCAGGAAGATGAAGGAACTTGGCGGCGATTTTACCGGCGTGGCGATCATCATCAGCCGCGACAGCATCAAGGGCGACGCGAAACTCGAAGCCGTGCAGAAACGCGTCGACGCCAAGAACCCCAAAGCCGTCGCCGGGGCGCACAACAAGGCCTGTAACGCCGCCGATCAGACCAAGGTGGCGGAGTTTATCATCAAGGCGTGCAAGAAGTCGTAG
- a CDS encoding GDSL-type esterase/lipase family protein — MRHGMMSLAIGMTICALVFASPAAAATKVACAGDSITKGVGGGGQDYPKQLGALLGSDYVVGNYGASGRTVLPGRGQYATDKYCKQAMASKPDVVVIMLGTNDAKSATVDKEKFTAAYKALVKSFADLPSKPKIYICTPVAVGKDAYGITEKVVKEQVVPLVKQIAEDLKLPLIDCYTPTAGKADLYDDGVHPNAKGYAVIAQTVAEAIKAAPKASASPTEQAKAASSARPFPE, encoded by the coding sequence ATGCGACATGGGATGATGAGCTTAGCGATTGGGATGACGATCTGCGCCTTGGTGTTTGCCTCGCCGGCGGCCGCTGCGACAAAGGTCGCCTGCGCGGGCGACAGCATCACCAAGGGCGTCGGCGGCGGCGGACAGGATTATCCCAAGCAGCTCGGCGCCCTGCTGGGCAGCGACTACGTTGTGGGCAACTACGGCGCCTCCGGGCGCACGGTTCTGCCCGGCAGAGGGCAGTACGCCACCGACAAGTACTGCAAGCAGGCTATGGCTTCCAAGCCCGACGTGGTGGTGATCATGCTGGGCACCAACGACGCCAAGTCGGCCACTGTCGACAAGGAAAAGTTCACCGCGGCCTACAAGGCACTGGTTAAGAGCTTCGCCGACCTGCCCAGCAAGCCCAAGATCTACATCTGCACGCCCGTGGCGGTCGGCAAAGACGCCTACGGCATCACTGAGAAGGTCGTCAAGGAACAGGTTGTCCCGCTGGTCAAGCAGATTGCCGAGGACCTGAAGCTCCCGCTGATCGACTGCTACACGCCCACCGCCGGCAAGGCCGACCTCTACGACGATGGCGTGCATCCCAATGCCAAGGGCTATGCAGTCATCGCCCAGACCGTCGCCGAAGCCATCAAGGCAGCCCCCAAGGCCAGCGCGTCTCCGACGGAGCAGGCCAAGGCCGCGAGCAGTGCCCGCCCTTTTCCGGAGTGA
- a CDS encoding VCBS repeat-containing protein — protein MPPLRFQKIWISDERYESCGVFDVNNDGVLDIVCGAYWYEGPNFSKKNIIGPVKAEGEYFDDFSTIPMDINGDGYLDFVTGGWWGGNIRWRENPKGDPTKPWAEHIIGNCGNVETTRAWDIDGDGVLEIVPNTPCHSQKFYKLITDAAGKGTGQFKEVEIYDKPSGHGLGFGDINGDGRGDIILAKGWLEAPQDRIGGKWIFHEEFDLGSASIPIIVTDVNGDGVNDLIVGQSHAYGLDWWEQKRDKAGNRTWIKHPIDPFNSEYHDLWWGDIDGDGQPELVTGKRYRAHCGHDPGEYDPYGLYYFKWTGEGFSKLPIDFGPIPHAKGCGISFQVVDIDGDGRLDIVCPGKDGLAIFKNIGTAENMER, from the coding sequence ATGCCTCCACTGCGATTTCAGAAGATATGGATTTCGGACGAGCGGTACGAATCGTGCGGCGTCTTTGATGTCAACAACGACGGCGTGCTCGACATCGTCTGCGGGGCGTACTGGTACGAGGGCCCAAACTTTTCGAAGAAGAACATCATCGGCCCGGTTAAGGCCGAGGGCGAGTACTTCGACGATTTCTCGACCATCCCCATGGACATCAACGGCGACGGGTACCTCGATTTCGTCACCGGCGGGTGGTGGGGCGGCAACATCCGTTGGCGCGAGAACCCCAAGGGCGACCCGACCAAGCCCTGGGCTGAGCATATCATCGGCAACTGCGGCAACGTCGAGACGACCCGCGCCTGGGACATCGACGGCGACGGCGTGCTCGAGATCGTCCCCAACACGCCCTGCCACAGCCAGAAGTTCTACAAGCTCATCACGGACGCGGCTGGCAAGGGCACGGGGCAGTTCAAGGAAGTCGAGATCTACGACAAGCCCAGCGGGCACGGGTTGGGCTTTGGCGACATCAACGGCGACGGGCGCGGCGACATCATTCTGGCCAAGGGTTGGCTCGAGGCCCCGCAGGACCGCATCGGCGGCAAATGGATCTTCCACGAGGAGTTCGACCTGGGCTCGGCGTCGATCCCGATCATCGTCACCGACGTCAACGGCGACGGCGTCAACGATCTGATCGTCGGCCAATCGCACGCATACGGGCTGGACTGGTGGGAGCAGAAGCGCGACAAGGCGGGCAATCGCACGTGGATCAAGCACCCCATCGACCCGTTCAACAGCGAGTACCACGACCTGTGGTGGGGCGACATCGACGGCGACGGCCAGCCCGAGCTGGTCACCGGCAAGCGCTACCGCGCCCACTGCGGTCACGACCCGGGCGAATACGATCCGTACGGCTTGTACTATTTCAAGTGGACCGGCGAGGGCTTCAGCAAGCTGCCGATCGACTTTGGCCCGATCCCCCACGCCAAGGGCTGCGGGATCAGCTTCCAGGTGGTGGACATCGACGGCGACGGCCGCCTGGACATCGTCTGCCCCGGCAAGGACGGCCTGGCGATCTTCAAGAACATTGGCACCGCGGAGAACATGGAAAGATAG
- a CDS encoding Gfo/Idh/MocA family oxidoreductase — MAKVRIGFVGVGFMGQKAHLQNYVTLDNCEVVALAEVRKETGKLVAARYGIPKVYEDHKAMFAAEKLDGIVASQPFDRHAVLMPELYSGAKFVFTEKPLAVTVGAAENLAAAAQRAGCTHMVGYHKRSDPAVMHAMSVIKDWKASGKMGALRYVRILMPAGDWVANGAIGVLNAGDAAPELKREVEGGWEASLPGMDKPTSQAYVSFVNYYIHQVNLMRHLLGESYNVTYAEKSGVLLAVESASGVAGTIEMTPYRTTIEWEESALVAFEKGYVMIRLPAPLAHTRAGTVEVYADPGDSTPVRSFPTMPWVHAMRQQAINFVDVIQGKMTPPCAAAEAVEDLKMARQYIKLRFGQ; from the coding sequence ATGGCCAAGGTCAGGATCGGATTCGTCGGCGTCGGGTTCATGGGTCAGAAAGCCCATCTGCAGAATTACGTCACGCTGGACAACTGCGAAGTCGTCGCCCTGGCCGAGGTCCGCAAAGAAACCGGCAAGCTCGTCGCGGCGCGCTACGGGATCCCCAAGGTCTACGAAGACCACAAGGCCATGTTCGCGGCAGAGAAGCTCGACGGCATCGTCGCCAGCCAGCCCTTCGACCGCCACGCCGTCCTCATGCCCGAACTCTACAGCGGCGCCAAGTTCGTCTTCACGGAAAAGCCGCTGGCCGTCACGGTGGGGGCGGCTGAGAATCTCGCCGCCGCTGCCCAAAGGGCTGGCTGCACGCACATGGTCGGCTATCACAAGCGGTCAGACCCGGCCGTGATGCACGCCATGAGCGTCATCAAGGACTGGAAGGCCTCGGGCAAGATGGGCGCGCTGAGGTACGTCCGCATCCTCATGCCGGCGGGCGATTGGGTTGCCAACGGCGCCATCGGCGTACTCAACGCCGGCGACGCGGCGCCGGAACTCAAGCGCGAGGTCGAAGGCGGCTGGGAGGCGTCCCTGCCGGGCATGGACAAGCCCACCAGCCAGGCGTATGTCTCGTTCGTGAACTACTACATCCACCAGGTGAACCTGATGCGGCACCTGCTGGGCGAAAGCTATAACGTCACCTACGCCGAAAAGAGCGGCGTGCTGCTGGCGGTCGAGAGCGCCTCGGGCGTCGCGGGCACGATCGAAATGACGCCCTACCGCACGACGATCGAATGGGAGGAGTCGGCGCTGGTGGCCTTCGAGAAGGGCTACGTCATGATCCGCCTGCCGGCCCCGCTGGCCCACACGCGCGCCGGCACAGTGGAAGTCTACGCCGACCCGGGCGACTCGACGCCCGTGCGCAGCTTCCCCACGATGCCCTGGGTCCATGCCATGCGCCAGCAGGCCATCAACTTCGTCGACGTCATCCAGGGCAAAATGACGCCGCCCTGCGCCGCCGCCGAGGCCGTCGAAGACCTCAAGATGGCGCGGCAGTACATCAAGCTGCGCTTCGGACAATAA